TCATTCTCATTACCGTCGCACATGCAACAATTCACTTGCGAGCATTCTGATTGCTTTTGATGATGGATGCGTATGGCACTAAGGACTAGTAGTAATTTGGCTGTTAACATGATCTCGTGCTCGAGCAAGCTGGTTTCCTCGACGCCAGAACGTTGCATCTTCGTCGGCCCTCACCTTCACCGCTACCCAAGGAACCATCGCCAGCGATGATGTCGTCCAaaccggccagctgcagtgctacTCTTCCTTCTGCTGCGACAATGATGGACCCCATCCAGGAAGTACGACGAGATGGCCGGCATCCAACTGGAGGCATTCATCTCTTACGCGGCGGCGACGGTGCAGCCCTTGTGTTTAAACATGTTTTATCATCCAAACAAGGATTTGTGCATACCTGTTTCTAACTGAATTATTAGTAAAACTAGTTTTCTGAAAAACTCCAACTAAAACGCGTTTTGTTAAAACTAAGCGTTAATCCTATTTATCCAAACAACCACTAAGTgtcttattttgggacagagggcgTACATGGAAATCCAAGAATCAGTGAATCTTCCTGCAATAGCTGTCAAGTTTGGGCCAGTAGCTACCACATAAAAAGGGCCCAGGGAAGCCCAATATGACGAGGCTTTACGTCCCAGTTAAGACCTACCTTCCTTATTTGGCTCCACCATAACTTTGGGCCTCTATACTGCCCGTTAGCGGTTTCGCCTCCCCGAAATGCTTCTTCCTGTGGGCAaccacggcggcgacggcgactgcgGCGCCGTTCAGCTCGCCGCCGAGATCGAGGAGCTCTCCTTGGGTTCCACGGGCGGTCTAGGGGACCGTCTCAGCGCGCTCCCCGACGATATCCTCCATTCCATCCTCCTGCGCCTCCCTtccacccccgccgccgcccggacctGCGTCCTCTCACGCCGCTGGCGCGGCATCTGGGCCCAGCTCCCGGAGATCCGATTCCCCTTCCCTTCCAACCCGGCCGTCGTCGGCCCCGCGCTCGCCGCCAGCGCCGCTGGCCCggccctccgcctcctccacgtTGCGTGCCGCGACGACACCGGCGCGAACGCTTGGCTCCGCACCGCCGCGAGCCGGCTCATCGCAGGCGGAGAGCTTTACTTCTACAAAAGGACGCCGGGGGAGGAGAAGGGGCAGGCGGAGGCGCTGTCCTGGCAGTGCCGCAACTTCGAGCTGCCCTGCTTCGAGACGGCTGCCAAGGTATGGCTCCGCCTAGGGTTCGTCGACCTGGAGCTCCCGCCGACCGGCGTGTTCGCCAGGCTCACTGAGCTGCGCTTGGAACACGTGAATTTGGAGCGTGGTTTCCAGCTCGGCGACATGGTCTCTTCGCCACGGTGCCCGGCGCTGCGGGAGCTCTGCATCGCGAGGGCCTGGGGAGTGGTCAGCCTCTGCATCATCTCGCAGACACTTGAGCGTCTTGAATTGGATATTCTGCATGGACTTGAGGAGCTCACTGTTGTTGCGCCAATGCTCAGAGCGTTGAATGTGCACGCTTGCTTTGCTTGGAGGAAGCCAGTTGCTGCCATTTATGCATCCAGGCTGGAGGTTCTCTGGTGGAGTGATGCATTTGATCCGAGCTTCGTGCTGTTCGGCGAGGTGGAGAATCTCCAGCAGCTGACCACCTTCGACATTCATGTTTATGGGCGCTTTGATTACGCACTCCTTCAGGATTACGTGATGCTCTTACAGCACTTTCCAACTGTCTCCTGCCTTGACCTCAAACTGAACTATCAACGTGTGAGTACACCTTCTCTTTAATGTGGAAATACACTAGTACTGTACTTAGTAAGAAGCTACAATCTGGTGCCACAAAATTACCTTTAGAGTTCAATAGATTATTTTTGTATACTTGCTTGTTATGACTTACTTACTCAACAATTGGAACAACAGGAACAACTATTATTTAAACTGCTTAGATCATATTCTCATGTCAAACTTCAGAGTTGAGGCTAATACTCAGAATATGTTTCTAGAGAATTAGCATTGCAATTGTTCATTCTTCTACCGTGGAAATCTTCAGTGGCAAACATAATTTCAAACAAGTTCATTGTGTTATCTGTTGGCTTGTAAAAAAAGCAGTCTTCATGAATAGACAGTTCGCTTTGAAACTACACTGTTCAGTTTTGGGCTGTCTTCCTTTGCTTTTGCAGGATTTAAGTCAGTATGAATACTTGATGGGTATCATAACCAAGCTTCCCAACATTAAGATTTTGTCTCTGTGGTTACACACAAAAGGACATGCAATTGGGCCTTCTGTGTTCCATCTGCTGAGCAAATGCCCTGGTATTAGAGAGCTGAAGCTGACATTACTTGATAACTTACAGGTAAAGTTATAAGAACTTCTCttatgtagtactccctctgtaaagaaatacaaGAGTGTTTAGATCTctatacagagggagtactttggtTATTGCTGGAGTGATGTTAATTGATTGAAAAGCATTTACGCCATTGTCACACTGAGGCTTGATCTGCTAACAGCATATTCTGTTGATTTAATATCGTTGGTTTGCTCTAAATTTTATGATTAGAAATACATGAACGCCATGAAACTATGAAATTGACCTGATTTCAGTCATGCAGTCAATTCCTCGTGCATGTCTAGACCCCAGTTTTGATCTTGTAGCTGATTCAGTAGTCTAGGCTGTTTAAGTTCTACTTCAACCCACTTTGGTATTTTCTTTTTCTGCCATTATATATTTTACATTTCTAGATTTTCTTTAGTTTAGTCTCCAGTAAAAACTATTGTGAAATGATCCTCTACTATTTAGTTCCAGTGTTATGTTTTTCTTTTTGATGGAAGCTCCACTGCTATGTTGAGATGGAGCAGttctgttatgaccggcatattaggggcttagcccagttagttgtggcctagtttatcttattattattaggggcttagcccaattatcttattaggaggattatataaactcgtgtaaggacccgttttgggattaagcaagaagcaatcatatttgctcggcttccttagggagccgggagacctaaccctagccgccgcccctgctctctctctcgcgcgcgcacgCAACGACGGCTCCCCAGCGCCGGCGACCACGCCTTCCTCCACGCCATCCctccttccacccctacaacctgagaccacgccctggtagggatccggttcctaccaatttggtatcaaaTAGCTTCGGTGCGATCATGTCCTTGCCGCCGCCCACCCCGACCCTCCCGCTGCCAACCGCGACGACCGCCCCGATGGCCACCACGGCCAGCGCCCCGCTCTTGCCGGTGCCGGTCACCTCCGCCGCGCCCGTCCCCATCGTCTTCACCCCGAAGGAGATGACGGCTGCCATCCGGGATCTCACCCAGGCGGTCACGGGTATCTACACGTTCCTCGCGAGATCCTATGGGCCGCAGCCGCCTATGCCCttcgccaccgccccgccgccgcagcagccgccATCCTCGgcgaccccgtcgccgccgccatgcaGCAGCCGCCACCAGCGACGAACCCCGGGGCCTCCACCATGCAGCAGGGGCAACagctgcagccgccgccaccggcgaccGCGGCCCTGGGCATCCCGATGACGGGCCCGGGGGTGCCCATCCACCAGGTCCGGTTTCCCCCGTCGCCGTCTCTGTTACCGGCCTGGCTAGCTGGGTCCCTTGAGCCGGTCTACACGACGGCCTCGGTCGGGCCGCACGTGCTGCCCCCGCCGGCGACGCACCCGGCCATGCAGTTTGGCGGGTCCTCGGGCTCCGCCGAGCCCTTCACCAGCGTTGACGGGCCCCTGTTCCAGGGCGGCACCCTGATGCCCGCCTACTCGGCCCCGTCATCCTCGCTGCTCCGTGCTGACGAGGCGCACCCGTCCGTCGTCCACGTCCAGACGACGCCGAGATTCTTCAAGCTGGAGTTCGCGACCTACGACGGCACCGTCGACCCCCTGAATTGGCTCAACCAATGTGACCAATTTTTCAGGGGACGGCGCACGCTCGCGTCCGACCGCACCTGGATCGCCTCGTATCATCTACGAGGAACCGCGCGGacgtggtactacgccctcgaataggacgagggcggcatgccaccaTGGGGGCGCTTCCATGATTTGTGCCTCTTGCGCTTCGGTCCGCCTATACGCGGGAGCCGTCTGGCGGAGCTTGGGCGTCTTCCGTTCCTCACCTCGGTGCAAGACTTTGCCGACCGCTTCCAGGCAGTGGCATGCCACGCCGCCGGCGTTTCGGCTCGTCAGTGGGCTGAGCTCTTCGTCGTCGGCCTACCggaccacatccgcgtggacgtggagatGTGCGGGCCAcaggacctccagacggccatgtactacgcccgcgcgttcgagcgtcACGCAGTGGCCATCCAGCAGGCGCCACCGCCCCGAGCCGCTGGGCCGCCACCCTGGCCGGAagttcccgcgcagggtcggcctgccCAGGCTTCCGCGGCGCCCCTCGCCGTGGCTTCGGCACGCCCGTTCCACCGGCTCACCCCGGCCAAgcaactcgagcgtcgccgccaagagttgtgcttcaactgcgacgagccctacgtaCCGGGCCACGTCTACCgacgactcttctacctggaggctgcagactacattgaggaggaccccgccgccgccgggctcggcgaccagcccgcccCAGTTGAGTGTTTGGCGACCGTTGATCTTCCCCGCCTTCCAGCtcaaggacgagctgtttgtgcaggcggggagagatgttatggccggcatattaggggcttagcccagttagttgtggcccagtttatcttatcgttattaggggcttagcccaattatcttattaggaggattatataaactcgtgtaaggacccgttttgggattaagcaagaagcaatcatatttgctcggcttccttagggagccgggagacctaaccctagccgccgcccctgctctctctcgcgcgcgcacgCAACGACGGCGCCCCAGCGCCGGCGACCACGCCTTCCTCCACGCCATCCCTCCTTTCACCCCTAGAACCCGAGACCACGCCCTGGTAGGGATCCGGTTcctaccaagttcaaatggatgtCAAGTTAGGCCTCACACATTTGAAAGATATTTCGAAGACCGGACACACATGTCACAAAGATTGGTGCCTATGCGAGCCCAACTGATGGTGTCTATACGAGCCATGAGCACCAACAGATGCTGTTATAGACCTTGGCCTCAGATCAATTTCAAGCAATTTTTTTAATATGGATAACTGGCAACTGGTGGTACATATATATACTTAGGTTTGGTGCTACTGTATAAAAAAATGTTTTTCTCATAGCACTATGTTTGCACCAAGGATCTATTTCTTGATAGCTATTGCTGATGATACATCTCGACCTTTTGGTACCATTCCTCTGTTGTCTTCAGTTAGTCTTGAGCATACTGTCTGTTTATTTCAGGTGGATACACCATGCACATCGGTTTGTGCTTGTGGTCAGCAACAGAACTGGAGTACATCTTACACCTTGGATGTCCTTGACGAAGTGGAAATCCGTAACTTCAGAGGATTGGAACATGATTTTGCCTTCGTGGATATGCTGTTTGGTGTGTCCACGGCAATAAAGAAGATGACGATAACACTCCATCATCTGGCCAGTCCAAGTGAGGAGCTCTTCAGCTTGGGCAACCTGGGGACCTGTTTCGAAATAAATTATAATACGAGCGAGGTGTCGTATGCACCGCCCGACAGCCTGTTCCCAAAGACTCCGGATGACTGTTGCGAATAGTAATTGTGCAGCGAAATTGCTCCACACACGACAGAGTGTGGCCGATCTATGCACGACCAAACAATCGAGCGGACATTGCACGGCTGTGGACAAGATTCCCTGGCTGGATTTTATCGCCGTGCGCTGGTCGTCCAAGTTTTGTCGTCcgcctagcactgctcattgtgcAGTTTAGTCTCGGGCCCTGATGCCCTTGATGCGGTATCTTGATGTGGATTAGTTGCATACCTTGAAAATATTTTTCCTTCTGAAAGAAGATCCTTGCATTGTCACCATCCCTTGTTGCAAACTATAGAGGAACTGGATATTTGTGCCAACTTGCTGTTGTATCATGTTTCATGTCAGGACACAAGCGTGAAGATATGCTTCTATAAAGCTGTGTTCCCAACTGCAAATGTACAAGTTTCGTTAACCTGTGTCACCAATTGGAGCATGCCATGCCGTTGAAATGTTGAATTATGTAGAACTTCGGTTCTTCAGATGGCCAGATTGCTGATCTGGGGACAGAGGAGGGACAGTTCGGTCTTTTCCTTTGTCCGGTCCTCTTCCCCATTTCACCTCTCTGCATTCTTTTGTTTAAATCAAGATTTAGAACCAAGAAAATTACTCCCACAGGAGCTACAGCTACATCATATACACTCAAATTAAGAATGCTTGAAATTCAGCAAGCTGCAAAAGGTATGTTGTGGAACATCACAAAGACAAATTTGCTAGCTGGGAAACAGCAAAAACTTTCTCAAATCAGTGTGCATGTGCATCAGAAAAAAGCTCATCAACTTAATTGAAACCTGCCAAATGTGGCAAGTGACACGGAAAACGTTGGGTACTGCACTGAATATACTGTCAAGAAATAGCTTCGCCAGACATAAAATCTGGGCTGAATTCGTAATCTGCGGGCTATCCGAAATGCTAAAAGCTGTGAACTGACAGGAACTTGCTCCAATTTGTCAAGCATAAACCAGCTTTCCGACTCATGCAGTTCACTGAAAGAGTTACCCAGTAGCTGTAGGCATAACAATAACAAGAAATGATCCTAGATGCATGAGCAAGAGCGCGGCAAAATATCAGTTCACAATCTAGAGTGCAATCACAGAAAACTAGAGAAATTATGGGAGGTATATATTTATTTTGATGGTTAGGAAGAAAGAACTCAAATGAAAAGCGTTTTATGTCCCTGCAGAGCCACGACCTAACACAAACGATGGCTGATATACAGACAAGATAAAGATTCGTTACAAAATTCTTCCCATCGTTACAAGTGACATTTATACTTGTCATAAGGGTAAATTTGAAGAGTGTGAAAAATGAAATTCTCGACTGCTCCCAACGCAGTTCACACATCAGCATTGTATCTCAACTACCGATTTGTCTTCTCCATTTTTTCTCTCTTTAAGATTAACTCCATAACACATAGGAACATCGTACATCAGTTGAGAAGCACCAGAGCAGACATGTTAGTAGCCCTATTTACCGTGCATAAAGTTTGAGATGCTATAACGGCATCACCAGTAATCTCCACAAGTGCAGGACCCGTCGACAAAATGGTGGAATCTGTTTCTGTCTCTGAACACGATCTTCCTGTTAGTGATCTTGGATATCAGCTTCAGCACTGCATGGCAGTCAGAGCACACCCGTAGGTTCTTGACAATCTTGATCGTCGCGCCAGGCTGCGTGCTTATCAGTCCAAATGCAACGGCAAGCTTCTCGCTGTGGACCGCAAGTGCCTTCTCCTTTGTGGCCTCGTCCAGGTCATGCAGAACCAGCTCTGTCTGCGGAACATGTCCATGCTCCTTCACAAGGCCATTCATCTTGTCCAACATAGCATATATTTCATCGGTGCAGGGGTGGCTCATATCCCCCGCAACGAACTCATATACCTTGCGCTCTATCTCAATAGCACTACACCCAGGCTCTTTCTGGATGCCACTAGCCTTCATCATCGATCGCACCCGCGCCACTTCTTCCCATTTACCGACAGCTGCATAGATGTTGGATAGGAGGATATACATCCCTGAGTTGGCTAACCCCTTGGTGACAAGGAAGTCCGCAATCCGCTGGCCTAACGCCATGTTCTTGTGAAGCCGGCACGCAGCAAGTAGTGACACCCACATGACAGCGTCAGGTGTTATTGTCATGCTCTGCACAAGATGGAATGCTTCTTCTATGAGCCCCGCACGACCCAGAAGGTCCACCATGCAACCATAGTGCTCGATCTTGGGATCAATGCCGTACTCATGCTCAATCGACTGGAAGAACCTGTGGCCCTCCTCAACCAGCCCAGAATGACTGCACGCATTGAGCAAACCAATGAAGGTGATATCTGTCGGCCACAGGCCCTGATCCCGCAATTGCACAAACATCTCCAGTGCCTTTCTGCTATCTCCGTGCATTGCATAACCATTGATCATGGCGTTCCACACAACAATATCTTTGTCACCAATGCCGTGGAATACGGCAACGGCGTCCTCCAAGCTTCCGCACTTGCAGTACATGTCAATGAGTGCCGTGCCCACTCTGACATTGAGTTGAACACGCCGACTGTTCTTGACATAGGAATGAAGCCACTTCCCTGACTCCACCGTACCAAGCTGCGCAACCGCAGACAGCACCAGCACAACGGTCACCTCGTCAGGCTCAGCACTCGAGCTCAGCATCTGCAGGAACAACTGGAGCGCCTCATTAGGCTTCCCGTGCTGCGTGTAGCCGTCAATCATCGCGTTCCAACAGATGAAGTCCTTCCTGGGCAACCCGTCGAACAGCCTGCGCGCGTCGTCCAGCGCCCCCATGTTCCCGTAGCAGGTGAGCATCGCCGTGACAGACACGACGTGCGGATCTGGCATCTCGTCGAAAAGAGCACGAGCGGCGGCGGCGTCCCCCGCCCGCGCGTACATGCTGAGCAGCGCGGTGGCGACGTAGGAGTCGCCGGAGAGGGCCAGCTTG
This region of Triticum aestivum cultivar Chinese Spring chromosome 2D, IWGSC CS RefSeq v2.1, whole genome shotgun sequence genomic DNA includes:
- the LOC123052932 gene encoding F-box/LRR-repeat protein At5g02910, giving the protein MLLPVGNHGGDGDCGAVQLAAEIEELSLGSTGGLGDRLSALPDDILHSILLRLPSTPAAARTCVLSRRWRGIWAQLPEIRFPFPSNPAVVGPALAASAAGPALRLLHVACRDDTGANAWLRTAASRLIAGGELYFYKRTPGEEKGQAEALSWQCRNFELPCFETAAKVWLRLGFVDLELPPTGVFARLTELRLEHVNLERGFQLGDMVSSPRCPALRELCIARAWGVVSLCIISQTLERLELDILHGLEELTVVAPMLRALNVHACFAWRKPVAAIYASRLEVLWWSDAFDPSFVLFGEVENLQQLTTFDIHVYGRFDYALLQDYVMLLQHFPTVSCLDLKLNYQRDLSQYEYLMGIITKLPNIKILSLWLHTKGHAIGPSVFHLLSKCPGIRELKLTLLDNLQVDTPCTSVCACGQQQNWSTSYTLDVLDEVEIRNFRGLEHDFAFVDMLFGVSTAIKKMTITLHHLASPSEELFSLGNLGTCFEINYNTSEVSYAPPDSLFPKTPDDCCE
- the LOC123052933 gene encoding pentatricopeptide repeat-containing protein ELI1, chloroplastic translates to MSAAVLPPVAPARDSGGHHGALTADRAASLLAACSTARRASELHAAMVRTGLDSDRAVAFRLQRAYAASGRLGLSLTLLHRTQDPTAIFYTSAIHAHSSRGLHLAALALLSDMLSEGLLPTAHTLSASLPACRGLALGRALHAYAFKLALSGDSYVATALLSMYARAGDAAAARALFDEMPDPHVVSVTAMLTCYGNMGALDDARRLFDGLPRKDFICWNAMIDGYTQHGKPNEALQLFLQMLSSSAEPDEVTVVLVLSAVAQLGTVESGKWLHSYVKNSRRVQLNVRVGTALIDMYCKCGSLEDAVAVFHGIGDKDIVVWNAMINGYAMHGDSRKALEMFVQLRDQGLWPTDITFIGLLNACSHSGLVEEGHRFFQSIEHEYGIDPKIEHYGCMVDLLGRAGLIEEAFHLVQSMTITPDAVMWVSLLAACRLHKNMALGQRIADFLVTKGLANSGMYILLSNIYAAVGKWEEVARVRSMMKASGIQKEPGCSAIEIERKVYEFVAGDMSHPCTDEIYAMLDKMNGLVKEHGHVPQTELVLHDLDEATKEKALAVHSEKLAVAFGLISTQPGATIKIVKNLRVCSDCHAVLKLISKITNRKIVFRDRNRFHHFVDGSCTCGDYW